The Naumovozyma castellii chromosome 2, complete genome sequence GTACCTACTGTCAGTAATCCTTTTGATAACTTCCCTTATCCTATTCATCCATGTTGTATCGAATTCCTCCAGTTTGAACCAGAAGGGAATCATAAATACGGCCAAAGAACATTATGAAAGCATGTGGGAGTTAGTCTCTTCCTCGAATAGCAGTGCATCCGGGGcttctgatgatgataattctCTTTGGAATTACGAACCTCATGATGCAGAAACTTTGGAAACGATATTCAGTCGTCTGGAAAAGCCATTATATTCTAATGAAGATCTATTTAGAGAATTCCCAGAATTGCAGAATGATACCAAGAGACTAGAATTGGATAATGGGAAGTCAGTcctaaagaaaaataagaagataTACGATGACTTTCTTGCATTGGCTATTGATGAACCAAAAGTGGATGATTTGGTCTATGAAGATGATACTTATGCAGGGAAGGCTAATGCTGCTATTTTGAGTCTGGTGAGgaatgaagatttgaagacACTTTTACCAGCCATTCAACAGATGGAggataaatttaataaacGATTTAATTACCCTTACATTCTTCTCAACGAAAGAAACTTTACTGAACGGTTCAAAGAGAGTGTGAGGAGTCTACTACCACCAGAAAGAATAGtcaaatttggaaagattgatgatgaagattgGAATATGCCTGATTCCATTGATAACAATAAGTACCATTCAGCAGTAGAAAAGCTGAAGGAAGAGAAAGTATCATACGTGGACATGGAATCGTACCACAATATGTGCAGATTTTATTCGAGGGAGttttatcatcatccttTACTGAAAGATGTAAAATACACATGGAGATTAGAACCGGGTATCAGTTTCTATTGTGATATCAAATatgatattttccaatttatgGAGATGCATGATAAAGTCTATGGATATGTATTAAATCTTTACGATGGTCCTGAATCTATTAGAACATTATGGAATACTACGATGCAGTTCGTGGAGAAGAATCCCCAATACCTTAACGTAAATGGGGCTTATGAATGGCTGAAGGAAAATGGACAAAAgccaagaaattttgaaataacaAACGGTTACTCAACATGTCATTTTTGGactaattttgaaattaccAATTTAGAATTTTTGAGATCTGAAGCTTACGAAAAATATATGGATTTCTTAGAAAATTCAGGTGGATTCTATTATGAGAGGTGGGGTGATGCACCTGTCAGAAGTATTGCCTTAGCATTATTCATTGACAAGAGTAGAATTCATTGGTTTAGAGATATTGGATATAACCATGCTCCTTATACCAATTGCCCCAAATGTGACCCACAGAATAACAGATGTGATGGAAAGTGTAAGCCAGgtcttttttcaatttgggATAATCTTAACACTGAGAATTGTCATGCCACTTGGATCAAATATGTAATGtcagaggaagaaaaacatATATACTAAATGAATTCACTCCCCTTGTCATAAATCAGATATTCTTTCGACATAGACACTATTTGTGCATACGTAATATAAAAATACATATATTCAGTTGAGTTAATAAAGGTTTGTTTAAAACCCAAGGTTGGTGATTACtaattaaattctttttaaatatcTTTCTAAAGACCAGCTCTACTAGTTGCACTCACCGAATCCTGAATTTTTCTGACTGGGTaagttttcttttttcaataCCTAGTGACCGAATAAAGATGGTAGAAAAACGGCAATGCAACGTTCACTTTAATGTCTGAAGGTAAAATTTAAACAGACTAACTCATAACCTATTGAGGTATCAAACAACTGCTCTGTGGAATCAACTTTACGATAGACGCTCAGCATACTTCCTCAAGCTCATTGATTATTGTCGGAATAGCCCCACTCAAACAACTACTAATCCATTCTCTATTCAAACCTTTGACATTTAATATATCAGACAGTATTACCTATGCTAAAGAATCTCAAACTCTCTAAAAGAGATAGCCACGGCTCCAAGGGCAGAATCACATCTGCTGATATATCAACTCCCACTAATTCGCAAGAAAGTGCTAATGTCATTAAGCATATGAAGACCATCCCACTAAGACATGGCTCAACGCATAGCACTGGAAGAAACtccaattcaataaatcgCTTCTCGAAAGATATACTGTCACCTGAGAAAGTGATCAAGGCATTATATAATTATCATTCTCAAACACCAAATGAAGTTTCATTTGTAGAAGGTGAATTTTTCTATGTTATAAATGAAACAGAGGAATGGTATGAGGCATCCAATCCATCAAACGGGAAGAAAGGTATGGTTCCTAAGTCgtattttgaagaatttgatagGACAAGGCCGGCATCTATTGGAGGCACGTTAAACCCCAAAAGAACTAGTCAGACTTCCAGTATGGAGCAATCAAAGATGGGATCTTTATATGCGATTGTTCTTTATGATTTTAAGGCTGAAAAATCTGACGAATTAACTGCATATGCTGGTGagaatttatttatatgtGCTCATCATAACTACGAATGGTTTATTGCGAAACCAATAGGACGATTAGGTGGTCCTGGTTTGGTCCCTGTTGGATTCGTTAGTATTGTGGAAATTGCAACTGGTTATGCTACAGGAAATGATGTTATAGACGATATTAAATCAGTCAATCTGCCTACTGTTCAAGAATGGAAAACTAATATAGCGAAGTATAAGGCAAGTAATATTAATCTTGGTACAGCAGAACCGTCGTCGTCATATATGGAAGATATAATGGAAGATGCGGTTCCTTCAAGTCATGCTAATGGAGGAGAAGATGAATCTGAGATGATAATTAGCGCGTCCGTTGACTCTTTTGGGTTGGAAGATGATAAATATTGGTTTGCATTAAATTGTAATTTACTAAATGGGAAATC is a genomic window containing:
- the KTR4 gene encoding putative mannosyltransferase (ancestral locus Anc_8.541) → MFPLFHFLRRSSNRYLLSVILLITSLILFIHVVSNSSSLNQKGIINTAKEHYESMWELVSSSNSSASGASDDDNSLWNYEPHDAETLETIFSRLEKPLYSNEDLFREFPELQNDTKRLELDNGKSVLKKNKKIYDDFLALAIDEPKVDDLVYEDDTYAGKANAAILSLVRNEDLKTLLPAIQQMEDKFNKRFNYPYILLNERNFTERFKESVRSLLPPERIVKFGKIDDEDWNMPDSIDNNKYHSAVEKLKEEKVSYVDMESYHNMCRFYSREFYHHPLLKDVKYTWRLEPGISFYCDIKYDIFQFMEMHDKVYGYVLNLYDGPESIRTLWNTTMQFVEKNPQYLNVNGAYEWLKENGQKPRNFEITNGYSTCHFWTNFEITNLEFLRSEAYEKYMDFLENSGGFYYERWGDAPVRSIALALFIDKSRIHWFRDIGYNHAPYTNCPKCDPQNNRCDGKCKPGLFSIWDNLNTENCHATWIKYVMSEEEKHIY
- the BEM1 gene encoding phosphatidylinositol-3-phosphate-binding protein BEM1 (ancestral locus Anc_8.539); its protein translation is MLKNLKLSKRDSHGSKGRITSADISTPTNSQESANVIKHMKTIPLRHGSTHSTGRNSNSINRFSKDILSPEKVIKALYNYHSQTPNEVSFVEGEFFYVINETEEWYEASNPSNGKKGMVPKSYFEEFDRTRPASIGGTLNPKRTSQTSSMEQSKMGSLYAIVLYDFKAEKSDELTAYAGENLFICAHHNYEWFIAKPIGRLGGPGLVPVGFVSIVEIATGYATGNDVIDDIKSVNLPTVQEWKTNIAKYKASNINLGTAEPSSSYMEDIMEDAVPSSHANGGEDESEMIISASVDSFGLEDDKYWFALNCNLLNGKSRKLKRYYQDFYELQVQLLDSFPAEAGKLRDSSGNWTKRILPYIPGPVPFITETITKRRREDLNVYVSDLIRLPDYISGSTMVRALFKLRDNGYDEERSQQATINVAKDGDTAVFQGENNINNNEDHTLTREDLNIQEKLSSLSISTKSVSQSRPPSTSQSSAKTTKIKFYYKDDIFALKLNADITFEELYSKIAPRIDTAKFKLQIRLSDGDAEEIKTDEQVKQVLQAKLKISVHDC